One Salvia miltiorrhiza cultivar Shanhuang (shh) unplaced genomic scaffold, IMPLAD_Smil_shh fragScaff_scaffold_39, whole genome shotgun sequence DNA window includes the following coding sequences:
- the LOC131002949 gene encoding uncharacterized protein LOC131002949: protein MAATLMSELHVMILGIAFCLENDIGPIVMLTDSLLVIHVLHGTFKGTNSLSDELWETFEHVRQYLREFGNVRRQCVKLCEELEELQKMNHEPHTKTEQRNIQEALDDLLTKEEILWKQRSRADWLESGNRNTGFFHKLAEGRKRHNHIREIVKADRTKTRKNEEMDEVFRTHFNALFSASSTQNPVDVLCSIDPIVTEKMNRSLTMRYTPEEVTQALSQMHPLKAPGPDEALSGLLRKAKTNSMMHGACLCKTALRVSHLLFADDCIIFGRAQSSKIKVVKNILRQYEGASGQQVNLEKSKISFSSGVPEDIRCAFAGQLGVVRASHRGKYLGIPSTVGRSKTEIFQMLVDRTRKKQRTGRGDFCLGRERWFS, encoded by the exons ATGGCAGCGACCCTCATGAGTGAGCTACATGTTATGATTCTTGGTATTGCGTTTTGCTTGGAGAATGATATTGGGCCTATTGTGATGTTGACTGACTCGCTTCTGGTTATTCATGTGCTCCACGGCACGTTCAAGGGCACAAACTCCCTTAGCGACGAGCTTTGGGAAACTTTTGAGCACGTTAGGCAGTAtttg CGGGAATTTGGTAATGTGAGGCGACAGTGTGTCAAGCTTTGTGAAGAACTGGAGGAACTCCAAAAGATGAACCATGAGCCTCATACAAAAACTGAGCAAAGAAATATTCAGGAGGCTCTCGATGATCTCCTAACTAAAGAGGAGATTTTGTGGAAGCAGCGATCTAGAGCTGATTGGCTTGAATCGGGGAACCGAAATACTGGCTTTTTCCATAAGTTGGCCGAGGGGAGAAAGAGGCATAATCATATACGTGAGATTGTTAAGGCTGATAGAACAAAAACTCGAAAAAATGAGGAGATGGATGAGGTTTTCAGGACCCATTTCAATGCTCTCTTCTCGGCTAGTTCTACCCAAAACCCCGTGGATGTTCTCTGCTCCATCGACCCGATTGTTACAGAGAAGATGAACAGATCTTTGACCATGCGCTACACCCCGGAGGAGGTTACCCAAGCGCTAAGCCAAATGCACCCCCTCAAGGCCCCGGGGCCGGATG AAGCTTTATCAGGCTTACTTCGCAAAGCTAAGACCAATTCGATGATGCATGGGGCTTGCTTGTGTAAGACGGCTCTGAGGGTGAGCCACCTTCTCTTTGCCGATGACTGCATCATCTTTGGTAGGGCCCAATCGTCGAAAATTAAGGTTGTTAAGAACATTTTGAGGCAGTATGAAGGTGCATCGGGGCAGCAAGTTAATTTGGAGAAATCCAAAATTTCCTTTAGTAGTGGCGTACCTGAAGATATTCGTTGTGCTTTTGCTGGTCAACTTGGGGTTGTTCGAGCTTCTCATCGCGGAAAATATCTGGGAATCCCAAGCACTGTTGGCCGCTCGAAGACCGAAATTTTCCAAATGCTTGTGGACAGGACGCGGAAAAAGCAAAGGACTGGAAGAGGAGATTTTTGTCTAGGGCGGGAAAGATGGTTCTCATAA